DNA from Terriglobus tenax:
CGGGACATGGACGGCGCTTGCGGGCCTGGGCACGGTCAATACAGACGAGCTTCTGAAGGTGTGGCCACTGGGCGTCTCCACCTCTTCGACGACCCTGATCACATCCCCCATCCCAGTGACCTATGGCTCCACACTGACCCTGACCGCGACCGTGACAGGCACGGGCGGTACACCGACCGGCGCCGTAACCTTCATCAGTGACAAGGCAGGGACTCTGGGCAATGCAAGCCTGGATACAACCGGCAAAGCGGTGTACACCATCAGCACGCTGGATGCTGCATACCACACGTTCACAGCAAGCTATGCCGGGGATTCCACGTACGCAGCCTCGTCGGGGACATCGGGCAATACGGTGGTTCCGCAGGGGCTGATCGTAACCGCAAGCCAGAGCGGATCTGCGGTGATCGGAAGCAATGCGACCATCAATGTCACCGTAACTACGACCAGCGGCACGGGGCATGCCTTGGGAACTGTCAGCGCCCAGGCGCAGGGTGTTTCCGATACCAACACCTATACCGGCACGCTGACGGCTTCCAGCACGAACGGGCAATCGACCGCGACCATCAGCTTTCCCATGCGAAGGGACGAGACCTCTCCGTTTACGATCCTTGTCTCCTGCACGCCGGCCAGCAGCAATTATTCCTGCACTTCGCCCGCCTCGATGACGATGACGCCTTCAAACGGCAACGTTACCTCCAATACATCGATCACATCGTCCACCTTCGTTCCGACGCATGGTCAGAGCTTCACGCTGACGGCAACGGTGACCTCCGGAGCCAGTACGCTGACTCCGACCGGAACGGTGACCTTCTCAAGTTCCTCAACGGGCACAATTGGCACCGCGACGCTGGATTCTTCCGGTAAGGCGACCTACACCACCAAGCAGTTGGCCGGCGGGCAGTACAGCTTCAACGCAACCTATGCCGGTGACATCAATTTCGCGACCTCCACCACCCCGGCACCGGCGACCGTCTCTGTTCAGCCAGAGTCAGCGAGTGTGACTGCGGTTCTGAACGGGACTGCTGCGTATGGTTCCAATGCCACGATTACCGTCACGGTTGCGGGTACCTCGGGTGTCGGGAATCCTACGGGAACCGTGACCGTACAGGGGCAGGGAACAACCGATCAGAAGGCATATTCGGCAGCGCTGACGGCCGCTGGAAGCACGACGACCAGATCCACGGCTTCGGTCACATATCCGGTGAGCGAGAAGAACACCTTTACGGTGCTGGTCTCCTGCATCAGCGGAGATAGCAGTTTTACCTGCCCGAACCCATACACGCTCTCGATTACTCCCGGAGCAACCAAGACCGCCAGCGCAACCGTGCTGACCTCTTCGCCAAATCCTCCGGTCACAGGCTCCGTTACGACCTTTACCGCAACGGTCGCCTCAGGCAGTGCTTCCGTGACGACAACGCCCACTGGCTCCGTAGACTTTCTGGATAACGGAACGATCATCGGAACGGGGACACTATCCGGCGGAAAGGCTACGTTCTCGACCACGCTGGCAAGCGGCAGCGTGCATGTCATTACGGCGTCCTATTCCGGTGATACCGTCTACAACAACAGCACGTCGGGCTCCCTATCGACATCTGCAGGCACAACGACCAGCACGATCACGCTTTCTGCCACCCCCAACCCGCCGGTAGCCGGCCAGTCCGTAACCTTTACCGCGACGGTCAGCTCGGTGACGAGTTCTGCCCGTGGAGCTCAACCGCAGGCAACGGTCACACCCACCGGAACGGTCCAGTTCCTGGATAACGGCACAGCGATCGGTACAGGTACGCTGACCAACGGTGTAGCGACGTATACGACGATCCTGGCAGCCGGAACGGCACATAGCGTATCGGCGGTTTACTCCGGCAACGGAACCTATGCCTCTGCAACCTCTTCTGCGATCACCGTACAGGCGACCACTGGCACAACCGCGACAACAACAGCCCTGGTGGCATCGAGCTATGCGGTCACCGGTGGAACCAACATCACCTTCACCTCGACGGTGAAGTCGTCCACCACATCCACCAGCACGCCGACCGGAACGGTTACGCTGACCTCGTCGAAGGACGGCGTTATTGGTACAGGCACTATCGGTACGGATGGAACGGTCAACATTTCCAGCGCGACGCTGACCTCTGGCACCCATAACATCACCGCCACCTATAGCGGCGATACGAACTTCGCTGCGTCCAGCAGTTCGGCGATTGTGGTCACGATCTCTCCTCAGACCGGCACGCTGACCGCTTCCATTTCTCCGACGACCGGAGCCTATGGCTACACGGCGACCATCACGGCAACCGTTGCTGTGACCTCGGGGGCTGCGAATGGTACGGTGCAGGCGGTCCTGGACGGCACAACCTATACAGGCACCGTCACCACCGGCACCGGCACCATCACGGTGAATGTGCCGAAGCCAGGCCGGTACTCCATCGTGGTTTCCTGCCCCGCGACAAACTCCTTTACCTGCAGCAATACCGTGACGCTGTCGTTTACCGCAACCAAGGGATCGACCACGACCACAGTAACCGCGAGCACAAGTTCGGCGATGGCCGGCGACAGCATTACGCTGACGGCCGCCATCGCCAACCAGGGCAATGCGACGGGAACCTATAGCTTCACAGGCACGGTGACCTTCCTCGATGGCACGAAGACCCTGGCCACGGCTCCGGTAGCCTCAAACGGAGCGACAGCGACGGTATCACTAACGGGCTCCGGCACGCATGCCATCACTGCGGTCTATTCCGGTGACACCAACTGGTTTGGCAGCACCTCGGCATCGACGGCGATTGTGACCACAAAGGTCGACTCTCAGCTTGTGCTTTCCGCATCCAGCACGACGGTGGTCAACGGAACCAATGTGATCTTCACGGCAACGGCGAGCGGAACGAATGCCTCCTCGACCCTGGCGCCACCAACCGGAACGGTGACCTTCTACAGCACGGTGGGAACAACAGTGGTGACGCTGGGCACGGCGACGTTGACTGCAAATGGAACCACGCAGTCGATTGCAACCATTTCGACGACAGGGCTGAAGGCTGGGACAAATAGTCTTTATGCCATCTACGCCGGAGACACGAACTATAAGACCTCTACATCGAACACTCTGACGGTGACGGTCGGCGACTTCGCGGTCACCTTCAATCCTGCGACGCTGACGGTAACGCAGGGGAAATCCGGCCAGGCAATTGCCACGGTCACCAGCACAGGTGGCTTCAGTGGAACAGTGACCCTGGGTTGCACTCCGCCCCCAGGCGCATTGATGACCTGTTCCTTCGCCCCGGCCACGTTGAGCGGGAGCGGCACCAGCACGCTGACTGTAACAACGACGGCGAACACGGCAACAGCCATGAACCACGGCATGCCGTGGCGTGTTCCAGCGGGAGGTTCCGTGCTGGCGGCAGTTCTGTGGTTTGCCATGCCGGGCCGCCGCCGCAGAATCAGCCTGTTGCTGGTGATGTGCGCGGTACTGATGACCATCACTGCCAGTGGATGCGCCACGGTGTCTTCGGATGGCGTCGACGGGGGTGGATCCTCTAACAACGGAACACCGTATGGCTCCCAGTTACTGACGATCACACTCTCTGGCACGGATGGAGTTAGCCAGACCCGGCATAACTCGACCTACCAGGTGACAGTTCAGTAGCTGAAAAGGATTTACCAGACCAACCGAAACCTTTTTTGAGATTTCCCGTCTGTACGAGGCGACCCGTTGTTCACTGGCCGCACGCAAATGTGCGCTCCTGCATGTCCGTCGTTGCCGTGCGCGGGGTGAAATGGACTGGTGTATGCGATCACCCCAATTGCCTTCGGTACGTTCCATCGCTCTTTCGTTAGCGGCCCTGTTTCTTGCACAAAGCGCGGCGTTATTTGCAGCCCAGCCAACGCGCCGCATCGCCTCCATCAACGATGGTCAGCGCGTTTCTCTGTCGGGAAACGTCTCGCCGCGGGTACGCAGCGCGGCCGACCTTGGCGAGATGGCCGGCAATCAGCAGCTTGAGCAGGTGACACTGCGGTTCAGCATGACCGCGGCGCAGGAGACTGCGCTGACGCAGCTTCTGCAGGACCAGCAGAACCCGAACTCGCCGCGATATCACCAGTGGCTTACGCCGGAGCAGTATGGTGCACAGTTTGGCATGTCGCAGAGCGACCTTGACCAGGCAACAACCTGGCTCACGTCGAAGGGGTTGACCGTCACCGAGGTTGCGCGAGGGAAAAACTTCATTACGGTCAGCGGCTCCGTAACTGCCATGGAGAGCGCCTTTCAGACCTCCATTCATACGATGAAGGTTGGTACCGAGACCCGGTTTGCGAATGTGACCGAGCCCGCGCTTCCGGCCAGCCTGCAGGCGGTCGTTTCGGGGATTACCGGTTTGGATAACTTTCGGTTGAAGCCACATGCACGGCCCCGCTATACCTCGTCTATTTCCGGGAGCCACTTCATCGCTCCCGGTGACCTGTACACCATCTACAACATGAATTCACTGGTGACGGGCGGGACGAATGGCTCCGGTGTCACCGTGGCCGTGATGGGCCAGACCGCGATTGATACCACTCAGGTAGCGACCTTCCGCAGCCTTGCTGGGCTGTCGACCAACGCGCCCACACTGCGGTTATACGGCACCTCCCCCGGCACCGTGACCGACGATCTGGGAGAAGCCATGCTCGACGTGGAGTGGTCCGGAGCAGCGGCGCCTTCGGCGAGCATCCTGTATGTCTACTCGCAGGATGTCGTGGGCACTTCGCTGACGCAGA
Protein-coding regions in this window:
- a CDS encoding Ig-like domain repeat protein — translated: MAVKIQALVRQCAKVCALVCVLSAGLQAQQVRRTLPSATTLLPTGTATLGSAAASAPLGHISIALTTDDARQSALAQYLTDLTRTGSDSYHHWLTPAEFATRFGATDAEVSQATAWLESQGVHITGTNAAHTLLQATSTVAIARNLFAADLRQAQVAGSLHVVTVGDLSLPETAPQVIGAVSGLDDLDSSPLATAEAKVDSNASAVLAVQSIQAGQQDWKLLLQQANAQGITVLSDTSADYAEVTVIASAQLSDALTASQTRPDWQVAPGLPGDGLRAVPDFIATTDFSTTVQQLVSRSGGRLGNINATLYQLSVLPKVFTEPEGVATGTWTALAGLGTVNTDELLKVWPLGVSTSSTTLITSPIPVTYGSTLTLTATVTGTGGTPTGAVTFISDKAGTLGNASLDTTGKAVYTISTLDAAYHTFTASYAGDSTYAASSGTSGNTVVPQGLIVTASQSGSAVIGSNATINVTVTTTSGTGHALGTVSAQAQGVSDTNTYTGTLTASSTNGQSTATISFPMRRDETSPFTILVSCTPASSNYSCTSPASMTMTPSNGNVTSNTSITSSTFVPTHGQSFTLTATVTSGASTLTPTGTVTFSSSSTGTIGTATLDSSGKATYTTKQLAGGQYSFNATYAGDINFATSTTPAPATVSVQPESASVTAVLNGTAAYGSNATITVTVAGTSGVGNPTGTVTVQGQGTTDQKAYSAALTAAGSTTTRSTASVTYPVSEKNTFTVLVSCISGDSSFTCPNPYTLSITPGATKTASATVLTSSPNPPVTGSVTTFTATVASGSASVTTTPTGSVDFLDNGTIIGTGTLSGGKATFSTTLASGSVHVITASYSGDTVYNNSTSGSLSTSAGTTTSTITLSATPNPPVAGQSVTFTATVSSVTSSARGAQPQATVTPTGTVQFLDNGTAIGTGTLTNGVATYTTILAAGTAHSVSAVYSGNGTYASATSSAITVQATTGTTATTTALVASSYAVTGGTNITFTSTVKSSTTSTSTPTGTVTLTSSKDGVIGTGTIGTDGTVNISSATLTSGTHNITATYSGDTNFAASSSSAIVVTISPQTGTLTASISPTTGAYGYTATITATVAVTSGAANGTVQAVLDGTTYTGTVTTGTGTITVNVPKPGRYSIVVSCPATNSFTCSNTVTLSFTATKGSTTTTVTASTSSAMAGDSITLTAAIANQGNATGTYSFTGTVTFLDGTKTLATAPVASNGATATVSLTGSGTHAITAVYSGDTNWFGSTSASTAIVTTKVDSQLVLSASSTTVVNGTNVIFTATASGTNASSTLAPPTGTVTFYSTVGTTVVTLGTATLTANGTTQSIATISTTGLKAGTNSLYAIYAGDTNYKTSTSNTLTVTVGDFAVTFNPATLTVTQGKSGQAIATVTSTGGFSGTVTLGCTPPPGALMTCSFAPATLSGSGTSTLTVTTTANTATAMNHGMPWRVPAGGSVLAAVLWFAMPGRRRRISLLLVMCAVLMTITASGCATVSSDGVDGGGSSNNGTPYGSQLLTITLSGTDGVSQTRHNSTYQVTVQ